CAATACGCAAGAAAAAGTGGATTCTAGCAAAGATCATAAAGTGGATCTAGACTCTGCTGCTGCACTTCCGCGCGTGCGTGTAAATGTCAATCTAGCCAATATCCGCACGCAAGCAAAAGTGGATTCTAGTGTCGCTGGTATGGTGCGATGGGGGAGGGAGCTAGAGGTGCTTGATAGCATAGAATCCACACAGGGCAAGTGGCTCAAGGTGCGCTATATTTATACAAATGGCACACAAGGGCGTGAGGTTGTAGGCTATATCCTTGCAAACCTTACAAAGCCAAATGATAGCTCCAAGATCGCGCAAGTGCGTGTCAATCTAGCACATATCCGCCAAGAGCCAAGTATCAATGCCAATATCGTGGCAAAAGCACCGCGCGGGAGAGTGATGGAGGTGCGATCTACCACAACAGGGCTAGATTCTACGCAAAATGCCAATACAGAGCAATGGGCGCACATCCATTATGTTTATAGTGCTAATGGATTAAAGCGCGAGATCAATGGCTATATCCTTGCAAGCTTGCTTGAGCCATTAGAATCTAGTAAGCCACAAGCTCCTAGTGTGCCAAAGCCCCAAAGCCCAAAGAGCCTATAAAGAATACTTTTGCGGTATGATATTGCTTGATTTTGCCAATAACAATGCGCAATGATACTAGAATCCACAAAATCACCATTTAAAGTGCTAGAAAATGCGGAGTGGCACACATATAGAGCCCTACATAATCCGCACCTTTGCAGGGGAATTTGCTTGCGTGCAATTATGGATTTGGAGAGATGCCCTAGTCTTGTTGGTATGAGAGTCAAGCTAGGGTGCTGCAAGAAATACCTCGCGTTTTTAGCTGGGAAGCAGGCGTTGCACGCGCTGTTGTTTGGGGCTAGGGGCTGTGGCAAAAGCTCTTTAATCAAGGCGACCTTGCTACCCTATTTGCTAGATTCTAGCTCGCCTTTGCGTGTGCTAGAGCTTGATAGCAAGGTATTGCTTGCTGCCTTTGGTGTTTGATAGCCTGCGTGATTTGCCATATCGCTTTATTGTCTTTTGCGATGATATAGCATTCAATCAAGGCGATCCAAGCTACAAAAGCCTAAAAAGCACTTTGCAAGGCTCGCTTGAAGCAAGGGCTAGCAATATCTTGCTCTATGCTACCTCTAATCTCCGCAGGCTACTAGAACCACTTCCTTGCGTGCAGGCAGTAGCCTTCCCCCAAGCAATGAGCTAGTCCAAGAAGAGCTGGCTTTAAGCGAGCGATTTGGCTTGCAGATTGGATTCTATGATATTGGCACACAAGAATATCTAGCACATATCGCACGGCTTTTAGATGATGAAACGATTTTGTTAGAAGCAAGCCCTGTGCGACAGAGCGCGCTTAATTTTGCTGCTAAAATCGGTGGCAGAATGCGCGTATAGCTGAAGAGTTTGCCATAGCGTGGCGCAACAAAAGCCTATAAAACTAGAATCCAAAAAAGCAAGAGAAAAGCAAAAAGCAGGAAATACAAGAATACACAAGCAAGCCCCCCTCCATACTCCCCTTAATCTCTGTTAGATAAACCGATGAGAGAGAGCAGGCTCATAAAGATATTGTAGAAGTCAAGATACAGGCTAATCGCCGCATCGACAGGGCTAGAGTAAAGCCCACGGATAATATTTTGCGTATCATACGCCACATACACGCTAAAGAGAATCACCACCGCACTTGAAATTATTACTTGGAACATAGAGCTTCCAAGAAATAGATTCACAAGTGAGCCGATAAATACGACAATCAACGCGACAAAAAGCATTGTCCCCATACTTGCTAAATCTTTGCGTGTCCTAATACCAAAGATACTCATCGCGCCAAAGACAATTGTCGTCATTGCAAATGCCATCACCACAGCCCCCGGCTCCCGCTTTTGCCGCTACCATAGCCACAAGCGGAGTAGCCACCAAGCCTGTAAGTGTGGTAAAGATAAAGAGCATTGCGATATTAAGTCCGGGTTTTGAGCGAGAAAACATAAGCCCAAAGAGTGCTGCAATCTCAATGATGAAAAGTATCATACGATTTTCAAACACAAACTGAAGATTGTAAAAGCCAATTACCGCGCCAACAAAAGCGAAAAACAAGCTCGCCCCAAAGAAAATGTAAGTTATCCTTACAAACTTCACAAGCGCATTATCTTGTGCTGCTGCTTTTTCAGCAGAGATATTTACATTGCTTGTATCACTTGCATTGTTTGTATAGTTTCTATCATAAAGTCCCATTAGTATCTCCTTTTGATGAAATGACTAGGATTATATAGTATTTATCTAAATAATCACGCACGCGTTACTAGCCGCGCTTAAAGACTTCCGCAAACACATCGTGTATGGTTTGCACAGGGATTATTGTGAGATGATCAAGCACTTCCTTTGGGATTTCTTTTAGATCTCGTTCATAGTTTTTTGCCGGGATTAGGGCGCGTTTGATCCCAGCTTTGTGTGCGGCGATAAGCTTTTCTTTGAGTCCGCCAATTTGCAAGACATCGCCTGTGAGTGTTAGCTCACCTGTATAGCGATCTCACCGCTTATAGGCTTCTCACAGAGGATTGATGCAATCACACACGCCATAGCGATCCCTGCACTTGGACCATCTTTGGGCGTAGCTCCCTCTGGCAAGTGGAGATGGATATTGTATTGATTATACATAGGACCTTTTGCTTTATCTTTAGATTTTATTTAGATTCTAGCTCACCACTCTCAAGCAGCACCTTTACCACAGAGTGCGCGATTTGCGCGGATTCTTCATCACATCACCTAGACTTCCTGTAAGTCTA
The window above is part of the Helicobacter canis genome. Proteins encoded here:
- a CDS encoding DUF815 domain-containing protein — translated: MRAGSSLPPSNELVQEELALSERFGLQIGFYDIGTQEYLAHIARLLDDETILLEASPVRQSALNFAAKIGGRMRV
- a CDS encoding DUF815 domain-containing protein; this encodes MLPLVFDSLRDLPYRFIVFCDDIAFNQGDPSYKSLKSTLQGSLEARASNILLYATSNLRRLLEPLPCVQAVAFPQAMS
- a CDS encoding DUF815 domain-containing protein codes for the protein MDLERCPSLVGMRVKLGCCKKYLAFLAGKQALHALLFGARGCGKSSLIKATLLPYLLDSSSPLRVLELDSKVLLAAFGV
- a CDS encoding SH3 domain-containing protein, producing the protein MISTRCICGVVGLVGKDPSHITKASLNQNASLDTAGKLYRAEIYIQEKLEPSNTQEKVDSSKDHKVDLDSAAALPRVRVNVNLANIRTQAKVDSSVAGMVRWGRELEVLDSIESTQGKWLKVRYIYTNGTQGREVVGYILANLTKPNDSSKIAQVRVNLAHIRQEPSINANIVAKAPRGRVMEVRSTTTGLDSTQNANTEQWAHIHYVYSANGLKREINGYILASLLEPLESSKPQAPSVPKPQSPKSL